One genomic segment of Amycolatopsis sp. WQ 127309 includes these proteins:
- a CDS encoding DUF6292 family protein — protein sequence MESSEPDLIRALERGLGAYVQAVAAAIGVPAEGTTVEISDTATAYLGLSRPWPGRPRHDVMLVWSERRGWTVAVETAPIEDPVVLARWPGDELVPPPEEVARFVDDAAAGRSAGKDRVTAVPVTRRILAERLDEYVPLPSDQV from the coding sequence ATGGAGTCCTCGGAACCGGACCTGATCCGGGCGCTGGAGCGCGGGCTCGGTGCGTACGTCCAAGCCGTCGCCGCCGCGATCGGAGTCCCCGCGGAGGGCACGACGGTGGAGATCAGCGACACGGCCACGGCTTACCTCGGGCTGTCGCGGCCCTGGCCGGGCCGCCCGCGGCACGACGTGATGCTGGTGTGGAGCGAACGCCGCGGCTGGACGGTCGCGGTGGAGACCGCGCCCATCGAGGACCCGGTCGTGCTCGCGCGCTGGCCGGGTGACGAGCTCGTCCCGCCGCCGGAAGAGGTGGCGCGCTTCGTCGATGACGCCGCCGCGGGCCGCAGTGCCGGCAAGGACCGCGTGACGGCGGTCCCCGTCACCCGCCGGATCCTGGCCGAGCGCCTCGACGAGTACGTCCCGCTGCCGTCCGACCAGGTGTAG
- a CDS encoding NmrA family NAD(P)-binding protein: MTGTVLVTGAGGRHGGTGTHLTQRLLEQGVPVRILVRRESDASRALRTLGVDVVLGDLHDRRTLEPALDGVEQAYFAYPVAGGVTSAAANWAEAIRRTGRPIRTVVMSMGPAHPEHPSALGREQWLAEEVLRWAGIDVFVLRIMALFHENLPLLHGRSLAGDAVIRTAFGASALSWINGSDAAELAACALLRPELFDGALAEIPGTELRTHQEIADVLTGVLGKPVRFEPIGVAEWRDELTAIAEGALNADMAAHIPNVAAGVLRRGTRMTPDPDRYAELTGRKPVTLASYLESIKHTLVPG, translated from the coding sequence ATGACCGGAACGGTTCTCGTCACGGGTGCGGGCGGACGGCACGGGGGTACCGGGACCCACCTGACCCAGCGGCTGCTGGAGCAGGGCGTCCCGGTGCGGATCCTGGTGCGCCGCGAATCGGACGCCAGCCGCGCGCTGCGGACCCTGGGTGTCGACGTCGTGCTCGGCGACCTCCACGACCGGCGCACCCTCGAACCGGCGCTGGACGGCGTCGAGCAGGCCTACTTCGCCTACCCGGTCGCCGGCGGGGTCACCTCGGCCGCGGCGAACTGGGCCGAGGCGATCCGGCGGACGGGTCGCCCGATCCGCACCGTCGTGATGTCGATGGGCCCCGCGCACCCCGAGCACCCGAGTGCGCTCGGCCGGGAGCAGTGGCTGGCCGAAGAGGTCCTGCGCTGGGCCGGCATCGACGTTTTCGTGCTGCGGATCATGGCGCTGTTCCACGAGAACCTGCCGCTCCTGCACGGCCGGTCCCTCGCCGGCGACGCCGTGATCCGCACCGCGTTCGGCGCGTCGGCGCTGTCCTGGATCAACGGCTCGGACGCCGCGGAGCTGGCGGCCTGCGCGTTGCTCAGGCCCGAGCTGTTCGACGGTGCGCTCGCCGAGATCCCCGGCACGGAACTGCGGACCCACCAGGAAATCGCCGACGTGCTGACCGGCGTGCTCGGGAAGCCCGTGCGGTTCGAGCCGATCGGCGTGGCCGAGTGGCGGGACGAGCTGACCGCGATCGCCGAAGGCGCCTTGAACGCGGACATGGCGGCCCACATCCCGAACGTGGCGGCGGGCGTGCTCCGGCGCGGGACGCGCATGACGCCGGATCCGGACCGGTACGCGGAGCTGACCGGGCGGAAGCCAGTCACGCTGGCGAGCTACCTGGAGTCGATCAAGCACACCCTGGTACCCGGTTGA
- a CDS encoding CARDB domain-containing protein, protein MTRMRLSRLVAGLLAAGLTLTGLASAAGAPPPPPPSDTAQVRPAALADVPLTRTVSASSALPGYPVANTVDGNQDTYWESANNAFPQWLQADLGSAKTLSRVVLKLPAAWESRTQTLAVRGSADGTSFTDLAASKGYAFGGTVTIPVTASARYVRLNITANTQWPAAQLSEFELYGADTGDTQAPTAPANLALTEPGSGRIGLSWSASTDNVGVTGYTVYRDNTPVTTVTGTTFGETRPAGTRVEYFVRAKDAAGNESADSNHVVRQGTQAGQNLAAGKPIEASSTVNDFVATNANDGNTATYWESAAGYPNTLTVKLGANADLDSVVVKLNPDAAWGARTQNFEVLGRDQGATAFTSLKARADYRFDPAGNQNSVTVPVSGRAADVRLQFSANSGAPGGQVAEFQVLGTPAPNPDLVVTGTSWTPANPTETSQVAVSATVKNAGTANAAATTVNVSLGGTVVGNAAVGALAAGASTTVTVNAGTRPQGTYSVSATVDPANTVVEQNDTNNTYTSPTQLVIAQAPGPDLEVTGITSNPPNPAVGAAVSFTVAVHNRGTSSAGASVTRVTVGATTLDATTAAIAAGATANVAVPGTWTATNGGATLTATADATNTVAETSESNNALSRAIVVGRGAAVPYTEYEAEAAQYQGELLTADPLRTFGHTNFATESSGRQSVRLASQGQYVEVTSTNQSNSIVVRNSVPDAAAGGGQDYTLSLYVNGAFAQKLTLSSTHSWLYGTTDDPEGLTNRPGGDARRLFDESHALLAQSYPPGTKFKLQRDSGDNAAFYVLDLVDLEQVAPATAKPAECTSITEYGAVPNDGVDDSTAIQRAVTDDQNGVIACVWIPEGQWRQEKKILTDDPNVPNGGGQYNQIGISNVTVKGAGMWRSQLYSLIQPQDAGTINHPHEGNFGFDIDKNVQLSDIAIFGSGRIRGGDGNAEGGVGLNGRFGTGTKIANVWIEHANVGVWVGRDYGNIPALWGPADGLEFSGVRIRDTYADGINLTNGSRNSRVFNSSFRTTGDDSLAVWASQYVKDPSVDIGHDNVFTNNTIQLPWRANGIAIYGGYGNKIENNLVYDTMNYPGIMLATDHDPLPFSGQTTIANNALYRCGGVFWGEQQKFGAITFFAQSKDIPGVTLRDTEIHDSTYDGIQFKTGGGVVTAAVTNVKIDKSNNGAGILAMSGARGSATLTNVAITNSSTGNVVVEPGSQFVINGAPIPAVVASGRRETR, encoded by the coding sequence ATGACTCGTATGCGCCTGTCCCGGCTCGTCGCAGGTCTCCTCGCCGCGGGGCTCACCCTCACCGGGCTCGCCTCCGCGGCCGGTGCGCCACCACCGCCACCACCCTCGGATACCGCCCAAGTCCGGCCGGCCGCGCTCGCGGACGTGCCGCTGACCCGCACCGTGTCGGCCAGCAGTGCGCTGCCCGGCTATCCCGTCGCCAACACCGTCGACGGCAACCAGGACACCTACTGGGAGTCCGCGAACAACGCCTTCCCGCAGTGGCTCCAAGCCGACCTCGGGTCGGCCAAGACGCTCTCGCGGGTCGTGCTGAAACTGCCCGCGGCCTGGGAGTCCCGCACCCAGACCCTCGCCGTGCGCGGCAGCGCCGACGGCACCTCGTTCACCGACCTCGCCGCCTCGAAGGGCTATGCGTTCGGGGGCACCGTGACGATCCCGGTGACGGCGTCGGCCCGGTACGTGCGGCTGAACATCACCGCCAACACGCAGTGGCCCGCCGCGCAGCTCTCGGAGTTCGAGCTCTACGGCGCGGACACCGGCGACACGCAGGCCCCGACCGCGCCGGCGAACCTCGCGCTGACCGAGCCCGGCTCCGGCCGGATCGGGCTGAGCTGGTCGGCCTCGACCGACAACGTCGGCGTCACCGGCTACACCGTCTACCGGGACAACACGCCCGTCACGACGGTCACCGGCACCACCTTCGGTGAGACGCGCCCCGCGGGCACCCGCGTCGAGTACTTCGTGCGAGCCAAGGACGCCGCCGGCAACGAGTCCGCCGACAGCAACCACGTGGTGCGCCAAGGCACCCAGGCCGGCCAGAACCTCGCCGCCGGCAAGCCGATCGAGGCGTCGTCGACGGTCAACGACTTCGTCGCCACCAACGCCAACGACGGCAACACCGCCACGTACTGGGAGTCCGCCGCGGGCTACCCGAACACGCTGACGGTGAAGCTCGGCGCCAACGCCGACCTCGACTCGGTCGTCGTGAAGCTCAACCCGGACGCGGCCTGGGGCGCGCGGACGCAGAACTTCGAGGTCCTCGGCCGTGACCAGGGTGCGACCGCGTTCACGTCGCTGAAGGCCCGCGCCGACTACCGCTTCGACCCGGCCGGCAACCAGAACTCGGTGACCGTCCCGGTCAGCGGGCGGGCCGCGGACGTCCGGCTGCAGTTCTCCGCCAACTCCGGCGCGCCCGGCGGGCAGGTCGCCGAGTTCCAGGTGCTCGGCACCCCGGCGCCGAACCCGGACCTCGTCGTCACCGGCACGTCCTGGACGCCGGCGAACCCGACCGAGACCAGCCAGGTCGCGGTGTCGGCGACGGTCAAGAACGCGGGGACCGCGAACGCGGCCGCGACCACCGTGAACGTCAGCCTCGGCGGCACGGTCGTCGGCAACGCGGCCGTCGGCGCGCTCGCCGCGGGCGCGTCCACCACGGTGACGGTGAACGCGGGCACTCGGCCGCAGGGCACCTACAGCGTGTCCGCGACCGTCGACCCGGCCAACACCGTGGTCGAGCAGAACGACACCAACAACACCTACACCTCACCGACACAGCTCGTCATCGCACAGGCGCCGGGGCCGGACCTCGAGGTCACCGGCATCACGTCGAACCCGCCGAACCCGGCGGTCGGCGCGGCCGTGTCGTTCACCGTCGCGGTGCACAACCGCGGCACGAGCAGCGCGGGCGCGTCCGTCACCCGGGTGACCGTCGGCGCCACCACGCTCGACGCCACCACCGCCGCGATCGCGGCCGGTGCCACGGCGAACGTCGCGGTGCCGGGCACCTGGACCGCCACCAACGGCGGCGCCACCCTGACCGCGACGGCCGACGCGACGAACACCGTCGCGGAGACCAGCGAGTCCAACAACGCGCTCTCGCGGGCGATCGTCGTGGGCCGCGGCGCGGCGGTGCCGTACACCGAGTACGAGGCGGAAGCCGCGCAGTACCAAGGAGAACTGCTGACGGCCGACCCGCTGCGCACGTTCGGGCACACGAACTTCGCGACCGAGTCCTCGGGCCGCCAGTCCGTGCGGCTGGCGAGCCAGGGCCAGTACGTCGAGGTCACGTCGACGAACCAGTCGAACTCGATCGTCGTGCGCAACTCGGTGCCCGACGCCGCGGCCGGCGGCGGCCAGGACTACACGCTCAGCCTGTACGTCAACGGCGCGTTCGCCCAGAAGCTGACGCTCTCCTCGACGCACAGCTGGCTCTACGGCACCACCGACGACCCGGAGGGCCTCACCAACCGGCCCGGGGGAGACGCGCGGCGGCTGTTCGACGAGTCGCACGCGCTGCTGGCGCAGTCGTACCCGCCGGGCACGAAGTTCAAGCTGCAGCGGGACAGCGGTGACAACGCGGCGTTCTACGTCCTGGACCTGGTCGACCTGGAGCAGGTCGCCCCGGCGACGGCCAAGCCGGCCGAGTGCACCTCGATCACCGAGTACGGCGCGGTGCCGAACGACGGCGTCGACGACTCCACGGCGATCCAGCGCGCGGTGACCGACGACCAGAACGGCGTCATCGCGTGCGTGTGGATCCCCGAAGGGCAGTGGCGGCAGGAGAAGAAGATCCTGACCGACGACCCGAACGTGCCCAACGGCGGCGGCCAGTACAACCAGATCGGCATCTCCAACGTGACGGTCAAGGGGGCCGGCATGTGGCGCTCGCAGCTGTACTCGCTGATCCAGCCGCAGGACGCGGGCACGATCAACCACCCGCACGAGGGCAACTTCGGGTTCGACATCGACAAGAACGTGCAGCTTTCCGACATCGCCATCTTCGGGTCCGGCCGGATCCGCGGCGGCGACGGCAACGCCGAGGGCGGCGTCGGCCTCAACGGCCGGTTCGGCACGGGCACGAAGATCGCGAACGTCTGGATCGAGCACGCGAACGTGGGCGTGTGGGTCGGCCGGGACTACGGCAACATCCCGGCGCTGTGGGGGCCGGCCGACGGCCTCGAGTTCAGCGGCGTGCGGATCCGCGACACCTACGCCGACGGCATCAACCTCACGAACGGCAGCCGGAACTCGCGGGTGTTCAACTCGTCGTTCCGCACCACCGGTGACGACTCGCTCGCGGTGTGGGCGAGCCAGTACGTGAAGGACCCGTCGGTGGACATCGGGCACGACAACGTGTTCACCAACAACACGATCCAGCTTCCGTGGCGCGCCAACGGGATCGCGATCTACGGCGGGTACGGCAACAAGATCGAGAACAACCTCGTCTACGACACGATGAACTACCCGGGCATCATGCTGGCGACCGACCACGACCCGCTGCCGTTCTCCGGGCAGACGACGATCGCCAACAACGCCCTCTACCGCTGCGGCGGCGTGTTCTGGGGCGAGCAGCAGAAGTTCGGCGCGATCACGTTCTTCGCGCAGAGCAAGGACATCCCGGGGGTGACGTTGCGGGACACCGAGATCCACGACTCGACCTACGACGGCATCCAGTTCAAGACGGGCGGCGGCGTCGTGACCGCGGCCGTCACGAACGTCAAGATCGACAAGTCGAACAACGGCGCGGGCATCCTCGCGATGAGTGGCGCCCGCGGCAGCGCGACGCTGACGAACGTGGCGATCACCAACTCGTCGACGGGCAACGTCGTCGTCGAGCCGGGTTCGCAGTTCGTGATCAACGGCGCGCCGATCCCGGCAGTGGTCGCCTCAGGCCGCCGCGAAACGAGGTAA
- a CDS encoding adenylate/guanylate cyclase domain-containing protein has protein sequence MRLVTDSHDGQPDRTRKAARFVDLLRAADRRPGLVRSARVVRRLVPGDRDLGDALSTTAGHPSDRVARLLAEAKAEQPSAMRELGLAAVQVWQAVAQGRESDTGETTIVFTDLVGFSSWALDAGDARALELLRAVSTASEATIARHRGRVVKGLGDGLMAAFADPAAAVEAAYETCGAVSAIDLDGYRPQLRAGLHTGRPRRVGRDYFGVDVNIAARIMDAAGGGEVLITGDVLANLDRDRFTVRRRRKFRAKGAPTDLEVFAVVPRYE, from the coding sequence ATGCGGCTGGTGACGGACAGCCACGACGGACAGCCGGACCGGACGCGGAAAGCCGCCCGGTTCGTCGACCTGCTGCGGGCCGCCGACCGGCGACCGGGCCTGGTGCGGTCCGCCCGCGTCGTGCGGCGGCTGGTGCCCGGCGACCGCGACCTCGGCGACGCGCTGTCGACCACCGCGGGCCACCCCTCCGACCGGGTGGCGCGGCTGCTGGCCGAGGCGAAAGCCGAGCAGCCCAGCGCGATGCGTGAACTCGGGCTCGCGGCGGTGCAGGTGTGGCAGGCCGTCGCCCAGGGCCGCGAAAGCGACACCGGCGAGACGACGATCGTGTTCACCGACCTGGTCGGCTTCTCCAGCTGGGCCCTCGACGCCGGCGACGCGCGGGCGCTCGAACTCCTGCGCGCGGTGTCGACCGCGAGCGAGGCGACGATCGCCCGTCACCGCGGCCGCGTCGTGAAGGGCCTCGGCGACGGGCTGATGGCCGCCTTCGCCGACCCCGCGGCCGCGGTCGAAGCGGCGTACGAGACGTGCGGCGCGGTCAGCGCGATCGACCTCGACGGCTACCGCCCCCAGCTGCGCGCGGGCCTGCACACCGGCCGCCCCCGCCGGGTCGGCCGCGACTACTTCGGCGTCGACGTCAACATCGCCGCCCGGATCATGGACGCGGCCGGCGGCGGCGAGGTCCTCATCACCGGCGACGTCCTGGCGAACCTCGACCGCGACCGGTTCACCGTCCGCCGTCGCCGCAAGTTCCGCGCGAAGGGCGCGCCCACCGATCTCGAGGTGTTCGCGGTGGTCCCCCGCTACGAGTGA
- a CDS encoding SRPBCC family protein, which produces MTEVSRVVDAPPQTVFAVLADGWSYGGWVVGSSHIRAVDAGWPAVGSRIHHSVGSWPLQLQDETTVVAVETGVSLSLEAKAWPTGAAAVGLTLVPHDGGTRTLVRMTEHVVRGPAKVLPEAVQGLLLRPRNAESLARLGDLAVGRRARVQP; this is translated from the coding sequence ATGACCGAGGTCAGCCGGGTGGTCGACGCACCACCGCAGACCGTTTTCGCCGTACTCGCCGACGGCTGGTCCTACGGCGGGTGGGTGGTGGGCAGCTCCCACATCCGGGCCGTCGACGCGGGCTGGCCCGCCGTCGGGAGCCGGATCCACCACAGCGTCGGTTCCTGGCCGCTGCAGCTGCAGGACGAGACCACGGTCGTCGCGGTGGAGACCGGCGTCTCGCTGTCGCTGGAGGCGAAGGCGTGGCCGACCGGGGCCGCCGCGGTCGGCCTCACGCTCGTCCCGCACGACGGCGGCACGCGGACGCTGGTCCGGATGACCGAGCACGTCGTGCGCGGGCCGGCCAAGGTGCTGCCCGAGGCCGTCCAGGGACTGCTGCTGCGGCCGCGCAACGCCGAGTCGCTGGCGCGGCTGGGCGACCTCGCCGTCGGCCGGCGGGCGCGCGTCCAGCCGTGA
- a CDS encoding ATP-binding protein has protein sequence MQPTRTHDDLRVVALEVADDFGELPAVRAWAHRVLRDLPEHQRLDVVLVLDELTSNALRHGEPPRQVRLLRKRGWICLEVDDACLDPACRRTPSDSGGHGLEVVDAITVSWGQRQRSTGKTVWAEIDLTRPAKDDD, from the coding sequence ATGCAGCCGACACGCACCCACGACGACCTGCGAGTGGTCGCACTGGAGGTCGCCGACGACTTCGGCGAGCTGCCCGCGGTCCGGGCGTGGGCCCACCGCGTGCTGCGGGACCTGCCCGAGCACCAGCGCCTCGACGTCGTCCTGGTGCTCGACGAGCTGACCTCGAACGCCCTCCGGCACGGCGAACCCCCGCGTCAGGTCCGGTTGCTACGCAAACGCGGCTGGATCTGCCTCGAGGTCGACGACGCCTGCCTGGACCCCGCGTGCCGCCGCACGCCGTCGGACAGCGGCGGCCACGGCCTCGAAGTCGTCGACGCGATCACGGTCTCCTGGGGCCAGCGGCAGCGCAGCACGGGCAAGACCGTGTGGGCCGAGATCGACCTCACCCGCCCCGCCAAGGACGACGACTGA
- a CDS encoding SRPBCC family protein has product MSTITKSVDVEADVSTVYNQWTQFTDFPRFMDGVDRIDQVDDTHTHWTISVAGVTKQFDATITEQNRDERVAWKSDTGPNHAGVVTVHRLDDTHTRVTVQMDIDPEGFVENVADKSGILDHRVQGDLDRFKKFIETRDGHETGAWRGDVDRPGQHTK; this is encoded by the coding sequence ATGAGCACGATCACCAAGTCCGTCGACGTCGAAGCCGATGTGAGCACCGTCTACAACCAGTGGACGCAGTTCACCGACTTCCCCCGGTTCATGGACGGCGTCGACCGCATCGACCAGGTGGACGACACCCACACCCACTGGACCATCAGCGTCGCCGGCGTCACCAAGCAGTTCGACGCCACGATCACCGAGCAGAACCGCGACGAGCGGGTCGCTTGGAAGTCCGACACCGGCCCGAACCACGCCGGCGTCGTGACCGTGCACCGCCTCGACGACACCCACACCCGAGTCACCGTCCAGATGGACATCGACCCCGAGGGCTTCGTCGAGAACGTCGCCGACAAGAGCGGCATCCTCGACCACCGCGTCCAGGGTGACCTCGACCGCTTCAAGAAGTTCATCGAAACCCGCGACGGTCACGAGACCGGCGCCTGGCGCGGCGACGTCGACCGCCCGGGTCAGCACACGAAGTAG